gttcgggctttgcgcagcaaaacctgggcgcaggcgatcaaatcccggccgctactgtcacttagcgatgggggaggaacggaaaaattctgcctactgactaagcatctgtgtcccatggctgcctcaccgctcactcacgcactcacgaaaacaaaaaaaaagcgtggctacgcgaaaatagaactgataacagccgaagaatacgctgtctgattacttgtactgatattctgctctcaaaatataagcaagtagccctggctaacaaagagcgcgtcacgttgaaagagataggtagaaaatatttgcgcacagtgcgaaaatagacaggccatagatttaaggagggatgcgtcttcaacgtagcgctgctgtcgatcgctggtgacgtagcgggagtgtcgcgaagaggctcttggccacgcgctcgcgtggtccgcaaacttttgtggttgactgtacatacgaTCTAAACGCGCATGGCTGTTTCCCTGAAAGTGCGTGACACGCACATCTCGCGTCCCCATCATGCACTCAGCCACGTCCTCCAATTCCCATTCAGTAATTAACTCGGCCAAAATGTCCTGACTTTTATCGCTCTTTAGGCCACGATTTGACCTATCTCTGGAATTGagaacacaattaaaatcacctaaCAGCACCATATGCTTATCAGAAGACAAGTGCTCCTttaactttgaaaaaaaatgcGACCGATCTTCTGGCACATTTGGCGCATAAATGCACACCACACGCCATTCAAGCCCACTCAATACAAAATCGCACGAAACTAACCGGCCCGATGAACATGAAAAAATACCTTGCACCGCGAGACCCGATTTCTTAACAAACAATACGCAACCCGCCGACGCCCCTATGGCGTGGCTCACTATCGCGTAATATCGCGACGTAAACCGCTGCACCATGCTCCGTGTCTCCTCGTCACCATCCACTTTTGTCTCTTGCACTGCTAACACGTCAAGGTCATGGTCCACCAGGAGCCTGAACACTTGGCTCTGCTTTCGcttggcggccagacctcgaacgtttagcgTAGCCAGTCTAAGCGTCGGGTTGGGAGCCATGGCTGTCTAGTGAAATGAGTttgggcccggagcatggtgcttacctttagcGTCTAGCGCTCCGCTAGACGCCCCCAGGCCCACCCTGTGGACCGGTGCCACTGGAGAGCGGTGGTGGCTTGTTGTCAGTCTTTTTTTCCGCTGTATCAATGTTGGGACGTGGCTTGTAGCTGCTGCGCCTGCCCACAGATGTCTTCGAAGGCGGCCCGTCCTCGCTTCTTCCTTGGTTCGCTGCGTTGCTGCCTGCAAGCTGTTCAAGAGGACGTTTGACAGAGGCTCCGACGTTGCTGCCCGTTGCGTCGTTCTTTTCCGACGGGTCTTCCACTGTCTGCATTTGCACACATGCATCCACTGAGTTGCTTGTGCTTTCTTCCTTAGTCTTGCCTGCGGTATCTTCTGCCCCTCTCTCGGTAGCCTTGTTATCCACTGGTGCCGCCGCCTCGACAGCCGGTGCAAGCGAACCGTCTGCCGCACTTGGGATTGCCTGGTCTCCTGCCCCTTTTGCGGCATCCTCGGCCTCGGCCACATCCATCACCAACTGCGCGGCGTCGTCACCCTTGGCCGGCCCGGTCGCAGAAGCGTACGTGCGTACGCACTGGTCTTCCGAGTGACCAAACCTGCGGCATTGTGAGCACCGAGGGACCTTGCACTCCCGACGTACATTGACCAGAGCCATGGCAGCGTAAGCACTGCATTGGGCGACCAGGCACGACAACAAGGGCCAGCTAGTTCACCTGCGACCCTGATTTGGTGTGGGAGGTCTTCCAGCTTCACGCCGCTCTTGAGCTTGAGCAACACGGAGCGGGTAGTCGTCCCCTTGTCGCTGATTCCTTGTACCCGCCACCGCTCTCGGGTGACCTGAACGACCTTTCCAAAGGCCGCCAGCGCCGTTCTCACATCTTCGTCAGCCACACCATGTATTAGCCAATGAAGACGCAGCCGTACCTGCTGGTCTTGGGGGTCAACCACGATGCAGCGCCGCCCCTTTACCTTGAGCTCCTTGACGTCCAGCAGCCGTTTCGTGGCGTCGGCGTTGTTcatggtcaccgcccagacgtggttgatcTGGTAAGCCCCAAGGGCAAGCACCTCCGGCAGCAGTCCTGTTGGGCCGAGAGCGTCCCGAAAATCCTCCGCTCTGTAGGGTCTGGCTCGTACGTCACCGTGCTAAAACACGGTGTTCAGCACCACGCGTCCTTTTGGCAGGGGATAGCCTGTGTCGTCTTCGCAGTTcaccctgtttccgcggccaactaGGGCGCCGCTGTCGCCTGCTCCATTGGAGCCCATGACTCTGCTGACCGCTCAGCTCgatcggctgccggaagcagaatgaccaGTCGGCCATCCTGACACGGCGAAACCCCCTTGAGAAGAGAGGGCAATGAGCGGCGCGTCTAGAGGGATATAAAAATGCAAAacttgtgtcagaagtgggattcgaacccacgcccacatGCGTGGACCAGAAGCCTCGTTCAACCCGCATGGCTGGGCAAGGTTTCCCTTCAGTCTGGCCCCTTAAaccactcggccatcctgacacggCGAAACCCCCTTGAGAATAGAGGGCAACGAGCGGCGCGTCTAGAGGGATATAAAAAAATGCAAAacttgtgtcagaagtgggatttgAACCCACGCCCACATGCGTGGACCAGAAGCCTCGTCCAACCCGCATGGCTGGGCAAGGTTTCCCTTGAGtctggcgccttagaccactcggccatcctgacatGGCGAGACCCCCTTGGGAATAGAGGGCAATGAGCGGCGCGCATAGAGGGATATAAAAAATGCAATACTTGTgccagaagtgggattcgaacccacgcccacatACGTGGACCAGAAGCCTTGTTCAACCCGCATGGCTGGGCAAGGTTTCGCTTGAGtctggcgccttagaccactcggccatcctgacatGGCGAGACCCCCTTGAGAATAGAGGGCAATGAGCGGCGCGTATAGAGGGATATAAAAAATGCAAAACTTGTgccagaagtgggattcgaacccacgcccacgTACGTGGACCAGAAGTCTCGTTCAACCCGCACGGCTGGGTAAAGTTTCCCTTGAGtctggcgccttagaccactcggccatcctgaGAGGGCGAAACCCCCTTGAGAATAGAGGGCAATGAGCGGTGCGTACTATAGAGGGATATAAAAATGCAAAacttgtgtcagaagtgggattcgaacccacgcccacatACGTGGACCAGAAGTCTCGTTCAACCCGCACGGCTGGGTAAAGTTTCCCTTGAGtctggcgccttagaccactcggccatcctgacactttttttttctttattgcctgcttggCACAATACAGGGAAAACAATAATATAACATCATGTTAAAAATGCTAACTTGTCTATAGTTAGCATATGTGGGCTAAAAACGCTTTAGGGCCAAGAGTTCGCCCAGAAAAACATACCAATCAGGTTTTTCATCCTGCTGCTTGTATACATCTCGTAAATACGCAATGCTTTCGTTGAAGTTGTCTCTGGCTGACCTTGGGTTTACATCCTCATTGCGCACTGACATTCTGGTTTTCCATACACTGTGCATTACTAGAATCATTAACATATCATAGGGCACACTTTCGCTGTCGACCGGGAGAAATCGAATTCCATAAGGTGTGAGCGGCAGTTccttttttaaagttctttggaGGATGTCCCATAGAAAGACAGCATCGCCACAATCGAGAAACATgtgctcgatggtttcgggcCTTTTGCATATTATACAATTTACCGACCACGGCACGAATATGCCTTTTTCTTGCAACCACGGTTTTGTAGAAAGTGTGCCGCTAtgtagcatgaaaaaaaaaagttttgatcgaCGACCGGATGGCCATTCTTTTAACCCTTTTCAAGACATTGCTGCCAGGTCCTGGCTTGTACAACGTTCGATACAAAGGCACGGGCATCATCACGTCGATTAGGTCTTTGTACAGACGTTTTCTTTTAACATCGCTCAGATATTCCATTGAAAATCTGACTTTTAACAATTGGAAGGCGGCAACAATTTCGTGCATGTATCCACGAATGCTGGGTTGCATAATGGCACGTGACGACACAATAACATCTGGCAAAGCGTTTGCTAGTCTTACTTGCAAAACGGTCCTCAAAAATATATTCGTTtgatcgcgaaaaaaaaagaacctagaGACAATTTGTCTCACAAACAAATGAATCAAGTCCAGTCCTCCGGACCGCACTGGAAGAAACAGGTTGGTGCGGCTCACCCTTTCCCATGATGAATTCCACACAAAGACTGCTAACACTCTATGCAGTCGTTGAATTCCTAAACGCGACATGTGCAGTGCTTGCAAGACATACCATACCCGAGCAATAATGAAAATGTTGCACACTGTGGCTCGGGAAAAAATCGATAAATCCCGTCCAccccatttttttgttttttcgcgagCTTTGTCTGTCTCCTCTTTCCAGTATTCTTGTGTGTCCTTGTAATGTTGGAGTGGTACGCCTAGGTATTTGCTTGGAGTAGTTGCCCATTGGATGTTGGCGTACGTGACCGGTGTGCTATCCCAGTCTCCGTGCCAAAACCCCTGACATTTTTCCCAGTTTATTCTACTCCCGGTGTACTGACAGAAAACCGTGGCATCTCTTATAACTTTTGTTACACTTTCTCTATCAGTACAGAAGACAGCTATATCATCGGCGTAAGACAATACTTTGACCTCGCATGCCATGAGGCGAAATCCTTTTATGTGCTCATTTTTAATAATCTTTAAACAAAAGGGCTCTAAGTAAATGCAAAAAAGTAGTGACGACAAAGGGCACCCTTGTTTCACTGAAGAGACAATCTGAATGCTTTCGCTTACTTGTTTGTTTACTATAACTGAAGCAGTGCATTCGGTGTACGACATTTTAACACCTTCCAGTATTATTTTTCCCACATTAACATATTTCAAAATAGAAAACAATATTTCATGTGTGACAAGGTCAAAAGCCTTTTCCAGATCTATTTGCAGCATGGCAACGTGGTTGGCAAATACATCACAACACTCTAAAATATTTCTTGCTACATGAATGTTCGTCGTTATGCTTCTACCTTTAATTCCACATGTCTGGTGTGGTCCGACTATATCTTTAATAAAGCCCTGTAATCTTCTTGCCAATACCTTCATAAATACCTTGTAATCTACGTTAGCGAGGGTAATTGGGCGGTAAGAACCAACCAAGAGTTGTTTAAGCCGGTCGTCTGTTTTGGGAATCAGAATGATATGTGACTGCCGGAAAGAAAGCGGAAGTTTTCCGACGTCATATGCCTCTCGTATCACTGCATGCAGTACTTCAGCCATGCTACTTTTGAATTTCTTATAAAAAGCTGAACCCAGTCCATCGGGACCGGGAGACTTTCCGGGGCTTAGATCATCGATTGCCTTTTCGATTTCCTTTATTGTAATTGATGCTTCTAGAAATGATGTAGCATCCTTATCCAGTTGTGGCATTAGCGGTAGAAAAGCATTTTCAAAACCCtcattaatttctttcttttggccAAACAAATTCCGAAAGTGTTCTACAAAAGCATTTTCTATTTCACTTTTCTTATCTGTTACTACGCCTCGGTACTTTATTTCTGTGATTTCGTTTTTTGTCGCGTATCTTTTTTCGTCGCTAAGGGCGCGTTTGGTGGGTGTTTCGCCCATCCACAAACGCTCCGTACGGGCCCGTATTACTGCACCTCTATAATTTTCGATGTCGATAAGCTCAAGCTGTCGCTTGGTGTCTCGAATTTCTTTGCTGCGCAGGCCGGGGGCAACGCTTTCTTGGCTTATCAAGAAGTCCAATTGGGCTTGCAGttcttttcttgttttagttTGACGTGCTTAAGTTCAGAAGCTCGTTCTATTGCTTTAATCTTTATCTTTTCTTTGAAAAGCTCCCATCTACCAATAATACACTGGTGCTCTTCTTCTAGTAACTCATTCAGGTTTTCCTTCACGTAGTCCACGAAAGGTTTATCATCCAATAGATTGTCATTAAGTTTCCAGAGCTGCCAATTAAatctactttttcttttttctgcaccaagCGAGAAAGACACTAAACTGTGGTCACTGAAAGAAACATGATTCACCGTGTAATTGATGCACAAGGGCACAAGAGCAGTCGATATGTAAGCTCTATCGAGTCTCGCGTGGCTATTTCCTTGAAAATGTGTGAACTGTGGAATGTTAttatccgaaaacaaagaagctaCGTCATCTAATTTGTGTTCTTGTACTATGGCGCTCAAAAAAATTGCACTTTTATCTCGGATGGGTTGTTTATTTGCTCTATCTTCTGGTGCGCaaacacaattgaaatcgccaagtAATACCACTAGTTTATCGCAAAGCAGGTACTTTTCCATTTCCTCAAAAAACGATCTCCGGTCACGTTCCCTGTTTGGTGCATACGTGTTAATCACCCTCCAATTTTTTCCGGCAAAGGTAAAATCACAAACAATGTATCGACCACTTTGACAAACACTTAGTGAATCTTCAACGATCCCGATAGAATTTCGAAGAAAAAGAGCACAACCTGCCGACAAGCCCACTGCATGGCTTATGCATACATTGTATCGATTTCGGAAGGGTAACACCATGCGATCGCTCTGTTCTTGCGTTTCTATCTTTGTCTCCTGAACTGCTATGACGTCCAGTTCATTTTCTAAGCTGGTACTGACGTCTCCGAGACGCCAGACCTCTCACATTTATTGTCGCTATGCGTAGCTCTGTTCCTGATTTTAACGCCATATTTAATAAGGTGCGGGTTGATCGCATGGGATTACCCGTTTACAATGTGAAGCAGTAAGCATTGTGGAAGACTTACAGCAGACCTTGCAATCACTCCTCTTATGTGGTGCAATGTACGCCATGGGCCTCTTCAATCCGCAAGGCTTCACAACACTTGCACTCAGTCCGACCATAGTCCCCGAAAACTCCCCCGAAGACCACCCACACAGTCCCATGCGGAGACTCAGCGTCAAGGCGGCGGTTTGTCCGCCGACCGTCGCTCGGCCGAAATATTCGGCCGTGGTTTCATTGAGGTCCGCCTTGTGGTCATTTCCTTGAACGGTGGTTCTGTCCCTTCACCTCTTTTGTCCGCCTTTTCCTCGACGCTTTCCTCTAATGGCCGCTTGATGGGCTGTCCACTGGCGCTTTCGACGACTTCCATAGAAGTCTCTTGGTTTTCCGCCACCTTTGTATCTTCGCTGGTAGGTTGGCAGGTGTCTTTTGATGTGGCAGCTTTTACGACTGCCGGACCTTGGTCTTGAGGCTCGCCCGCAGGTGGTTCACGCCTTTCCTCCAGCCTAGATTTGCTGGCTGACAATGTTTCCATTTTTCCGGTTGCGGCGTCACCTGAAGGCTTGGCAGCTTCCTCGGCGTCGGTTTCGTCCGTGAGGAGCTCGGATGGTTCCTCAGCACTCGAAGGCCCTGTGACGCTGGCGTATGTCTTAGGGCAATGTCCTTCTTCATGTCCGAATCTTCGGCATGCGCTGCATTTTGGAACTCTGCAGTCGCGGCGGATGTGCCCCGTCATATGACAGCGAAGGCACATTGGTGCACGACCCGATACGACAACCAAAGCTTGTTCGCCTGCGACGTTCACCTGGTGTGGTAGGTCTTCAAGCTTGACGCCGGCTTTGAGTCGCAGGGACACCAACCGGGTGGTGGACCCCTTGTCAGCAATTCCGTGAACACGCCACCGTTCTCTGCTGATTTCCGTTACTCTTCCATAAGGCAGGAAAGCCACGCGCACGTCGTCGTCTGGAATGTTGTGTAGTAGCCAGTGAACTTTCATTCTTACATCTTGATTTCCAGGATCAATGACGACGCAGCGTCGGCCTTTGACCTTCAGTTCACTTGCAGCGAGTATCTTCTTGACGGCTTCAGCACTCTTGAAAGTTACGGCCCACACATGGCTCATTCGATACGCCCCTAAGGCGATAACCTCAGGAAGCAGCGTCAACTCAGCCAGTGCGTCGCGAAAGTCCTCTACTCGGTAAGGTCGCGCTTGAACGTCCCCGTGAAGAAAAACTGTATTAATAACAAAACGACCTGttggcaaattcggcaaaatcATCTCGTAGTCTCCTTCCTGTGGAAAATTCCTGTTTCCGCGGCTGGAAGTAGCCGCTGTAGCCGCTCCTGCGGAGCCCGTCATCGCACGTCCGTTCGCTTCgacggccggaagtggaatcctcGGCCATCCTGACCCGGCGAAACCCCCTTGAGAATAGAGGGCAATGAGCGGTGCGTACTATAGAGGGATATAAAAATGCAAAacttgtgtcagaagtgggattcgaacccacgcccacatACGTGGACCAGAAGCCGCGTTCAACCCGCATGGCTGGGCAAGGTTTCCCTTGAGtctggcgccttagaccactcggccatcctgacatGGCGAGACCCCCTTGGGAATAGAGGGCAATGAGCGGCGCGTATAGAGGGATATAAAAAATGCAAAACTTGTgccagaagtgggattcgaacccacgcccacatacgtggaccagaagcctcgttcaacccgcatggctgggcaaggtttcccttgagtctggcgccttagaccactcggccatactgacacttttttttattaccgACTTGGCAACATACAACACAAGACATTTTAACAATACATGAGGGTCACGATAAAAGTGTCTGCCATTGGTTGGCTGACACGGGGGCTAAAAACGCTTGAGGTTCGCAAGCTCAGTCATCACACTGAGCAATGCTGGTTGTTCTTTTTGCAAACTGTACAATTCTTTAATATAACAAATGCTTTCGATGAAGTACTCTCTAACAGGCCGGAGGTTTGGTTCGGCATGTCTCACGGCCATTCTACATTTCCATAAACTATGCAAGGACAA
The window above is part of the Dermacentor silvarum isolate Dsil-2018 unplaced genomic scaffold, BIME_Dsil_1.4 Seq3648, whole genome shotgun sequence genome. Proteins encoded here:
- the LOC125941811 gene encoding uncharacterized protein LOC125941811, with the protein product MTGSAGAATAATSSRGNRNFPQEGDYEMILPNLPTGRFVINTVFLHGDVQARPYRVEDFRDALAELTLLPEVIALGAYRMSHVWAVTFKSAEAVKKILAASELKVKGRRCVVIDPGNQDVRMKVHWLLHNIPDDDVRVAFLPYGRVTEISRERWRVHGIADKGSTTRLVSLRLKAGVKLEDLPHQVNVAGEQALVVVSGRAPMCLRCHMTGHIRRDCRVPKCSACRRFGHEEGHCPKTYASVTGPSSAEEPSELLTDETDAEEAAKPSGDAATGKMETLSASKSRLEERREPPAGEPQDQGPAVVKAATSKDTCQPTSEDTKVAENQETSMEVVESASGQPIKRPLEESVEEKADKRGEGTEPPFKEMTTRRTSMKPRPNISAERRSADKPPP